In a genomic window of Pelodiscus sinensis isolate JC-2024 unplaced genomic scaffold, ASM4963464v1 ctg120, whole genome shotgun sequence:
- the SLC35A2 gene encoding LOW QUALITY PROTEIN: UDP-galactose translocator (The sequence of the model RefSeq protein was modified relative to this genomic sequence to represent the inferred CDS: deleted 1 base in 1 codon): protein MAAAGGPAGGGDQAAAGGNRRLKYVSLAVLVVQNASLILSIRYVRTLPGEPFFATTAVVMAELLKGATCLLLIFLQQRGAVRQFALFLYEAVVLQYLDTLKLAVPSLIYTLQNNLQYVAISNLPAATFQVTYQLKILTTAVFSVLMLRKSLSRLQWLSLLLLFAGVAIVQVEQGQGGRAGSPGAAPQSYAVGLAAVVVSCLSSGFAGVYFEKILKGSSASIWLRNVQLGLFGTLLGLLGMWWAEGAGVAARGFFHGYSPLVWGVILNQAFGGLLVAVVVKYADNILKGFATSLSIVASTVASVYLFGFQPRLPFVLGAGLVIGAVYMYSLPKAGGPRRPPEEPAAPLPRGVEPADSGFLPKPACKEKGS from the exons GGAACCGTCGCTTGAAGTACGTCAGCCTGGCGGTGCTGGTGGTGCAGAACGCCTCGCTCATCCTGAGCATCCGCTACGTGCGCACCCTGCCCGGCGAGCCCTTCTTCGCCACCACGGCCGTGGTGATGGCCGAGCTCCTCAAGGGGgccacctgcctgctgctcaTCTTCCTCCAGCAGCGAG GCGCCGTGCGTCAGTTCGCTCTGTTCCTGTATGAGGCCGTGGTGCTGCAGTACCTGGACACGCTGAAGCTGGCGGTGCCCTCGCTGATCTACACGCTGCAGAACAACCTCCAGTACGTGGCCATCTCCAACCTGCCGGCAGCCACCTTCCAG GTCACCTACCAGCTGAAGATCCTGACGACGGCCGTCTTCTCGGTGCTGATGCTGCGCAAGAGCCTCTCGCGCCTGCAGTGgctgtccctgctgctgctcttcgcCGGTGTGGCCATCGTGCaggtggagcagggccaggggggccgggccggctccCCGGGGGCCGCCCCGCAGAGCTATGCTGTCGGCCTGGCCGCTGTGGTggtctcctgcctctcctccgGCTTTGCCGGCGTCTACTTCGAGAAGATCCTCAAGGGCAGCTCGGCCTCCATCTGGCTGCGCAACGTGCAGCTGGGCCTCTTCGggaccctgctggggctgctgggcatgTGGTGGGCCGAGGGGGCGGGTGTGGCCGCCCGGGGCTTCTTCCACGGCTACAGCCCGCTGGTGTGGGGCGTGATCCTGAACCAGGCCTTCGGCGGCCTGCTGGTGGCCGTGGTGGTGAAGTACGCGGACAACATCCTCAAGGGCTTCGCCACC TCGCTGTCCATCGTGGCCTCCACCGTGGCCTCCGTGTACCTCTTCGGCTTCCAGCCGCGCCTGCCCTTcgtgctgggggctgggctggtcatCGGCGCCGTCTACATGTACAGCCTGCCCAAGGCCGGGGGGCCCCGGCGCCCCCCCGAGGAGCCCGCCGCCCCCCTGCCACGCGGCGTCGAGCCTGCCGACTCGGGCTTCCTGCCCAA